Proteins co-encoded in one Puniceicoccus vermicola genomic window:
- a CDS encoding PEP-CTERM sorting domain-containing protein (PEP-CTERM proteins occur, often in large numbers, in the proteomes of bacteria that also encode an exosortase, a predicted intramembrane cysteine proteinase. The presence of a PEP-CTERM domain at a protein's C-terminus predicts cleavage within the sorting domain, followed by covalent anchoring to some some component of the (usually Gram-negative) cell surface. Many PEP-CTERM proteins exhibit an unusual sequence composition that includes large numbers of potential glycosylation sites. Expression of one such protein has been shown restore the ability of a bacterium to form floc, a type of biofilm.): MRVLRCLFVTALATVGSSAWGVVTILVEQVGPDVVYSGSGQLDLTGLTPVTTYTNNNTLNLSSIDSSQPEFSNAVVGNIQVYTGFLYGPSNFGNDISVSAEVPNAATGDFFVIDEDQLMLPADYAGATILNFSGSFPNQSLSTLWLVPGTYKWNWANDQVYLQVAAVPEPATSALICAGIIGLLTATRRMQRI; this comes from the coding sequence ATGAGAGTCTTGCGTTGCCTTTTTGTCACGGCCCTAGCGACGGTCGGAAGTTCGGCGTGGGGAGTGGTGACGATCCTTGTCGAACAGGTCGGACCGGATGTCGTTTATTCCGGTTCGGGTCAGCTTGATCTCACCGGCCTGACGCCAGTGACGACCTACACGAACAACAACACCCTCAATCTTTCGAGCATTGACTCGAGCCAGCCGGAATTCTCAAACGCCGTCGTCGGGAACATCCAAGTCTATACAGGATTTCTCTATGGCCCATCCAATTTTGGGAACGACATTTCGGTTTCCGCGGAAGTTCCCAATGCCGCTACGGGGGATTTTTTCGTGATCGATGAGGACCAGCTCATGCTTCCTGCGGATTACGCGGGGGCAACGATTTTGAATTTCAGCGGAAGCTTTCCGAACCAGTCCTTATCCACCCTTTGGCTCGTTCCTGGCACGTATAAGTGGAACTGGGCGAATGATCAGGTTTATTTGCAGGTGGCCGCCGTCCCCGAGCCGGCGACCTCAGCCTTGATTTGCGCCGGAATAATCGGGCTTCTGACCGCCACCCGGCGAATGCAACGGATTTGA